From the genome of Nakamurella flavida, one region includes:
- a CDS encoding ferric reductase-like transmembrane domain-containing protein codes for MIDSSALWYLSRAAGVVALVLFTAVLVLGIATSGRAGSAVLPRAGVLRLHRSISLSALVFLALHIVSAIADGYVELGVVDVFLPFGSAWDPFWVGLGAVAVDLLLAVTITSLLRRHLPVRLWRGVHLAAYAMWPIAVAHGLGSAGGDGVRPWTLAVSGVCVLAVVGALWRWRLRSDRHPDAVRREQGRLRHDLRPAVVPVDPTPVTSTPVVPLGAGRATR; via the coding sequence ATGATCGACTCGTCCGCCCTGTGGTACCTGAGTCGGGCGGCAGGGGTGGTCGCCCTCGTACTGTTCACCGCTGTCCTCGTGCTCGGCATCGCCACCTCGGGCCGGGCCGGCAGTGCCGTCCTGCCCCGGGCCGGGGTGCTGCGCCTGCACCGCAGCATCTCCCTCTCCGCTCTGGTCTTCCTGGCCCTGCACATCGTCTCGGCCATCGCCGACGGCTACGTCGAACTCGGCGTGGTCGACGTCTTCCTGCCGTTCGGTTCGGCCTGGGACCCGTTCTGGGTGGGCCTGGGCGCGGTGGCCGTCGACCTGCTGCTCGCCGTCACGATCACCAGCCTGCTGCGGCGGCACCTGCCCGTGAGGCTCTGGCGCGGTGTGCACCTCGCCGCGTACGCGATGTGGCCCATCGCCGTGGCCCACGGGCTGGGTAGTGCCGGCGGCGACGGGGTCCGGCCGTGGACCCTCGCGGTCAGCGGGGTGTGCGTGCTCGCGGTGGTCGGTGCCCTGTGGCGGTGGCGGCTGCGGTCGGACCGTCATCCGGACGCGGTGCGCCGCGAGCAGGGCCGGCTCCGCCACGACCTGCGCCCCGCCGTCGTTCCCGTCGATCCCACCCCGGTGACTTCCACCCCGGTCGTTCCCCTCGGAGCCGGGCGGGCCACCCGATGA
- a CDS encoding alpha/beta hydrolase has protein sequence MPPTPADRPESGLPGRRARVSACAAVVTTDGAVLQVDDPAAELDGVHLEPGWSAADPTPEFVFSGGRWVLRLPRPPAWRLEYRTVLRHHDGTRSTLDAPTELHFPDYRSPAWLDTPDTGTLRAVPTPAGRLAAPVPTRLWSPAGLSSSAPAPLLVVHDGSDLAERGALLRWAAHLYRPIRVALLDAAPGHREEWYAADPDYADHLAEVVLPAIGARVLTGSVVGLGASLGAVALLATQRQHPASFSALALQSGSFFTPDLDPQESDFRFFGQITAFVRRTAAGPDLSRAAPRPVPVLLTCGAVEENLANNRAMAAVLTRQGHPVDLRIVPDAHSVVGWRDAWSPGLENLLQKVDR, from the coding sequence ATGCCTCCCACCCCCGCTGACCGGCCCGAATCCGGGCTGCCCGGTCGGCGGGCGCGGGTCAGCGCGTGCGCGGCGGTGGTGACGACGGACGGTGCCGTCCTGCAGGTCGACGACCCGGCGGCCGAGCTCGACGGGGTCCACCTGGAACCCGGGTGGTCCGCCGCCGACCCGACCCCGGAGTTCGTGTTCAGCGGTGGACGCTGGGTCCTGCGGCTGCCGCGCCCCCCCGCCTGGCGGCTGGAGTACCGCACGGTGCTGCGCCACCACGACGGCACCCGCTCCACCCTCGACGCGCCGACGGAACTGCACTTCCCCGACTACCGGTCGCCGGCGTGGCTGGACACCCCGGACACCGGGACCCTGCGTGCGGTGCCGACCCCGGCCGGGCGGTTGGCCGCACCGGTGCCGACCCGCCTGTGGTCGCCGGCAGGACTGTCTTCGAGCGCCCCCGCTCCCCTGCTCGTCGTGCACGACGGATCCGATCTCGCCGAGCGCGGTGCACTGCTGCGCTGGGCCGCGCACCTCTACCGACCGATCCGGGTCGCCCTGCTCGACGCCGCGCCCGGCCACCGCGAGGAGTGGTACGCCGCCGACCCGGACTACGCCGACCACCTGGCCGAGGTGGTCCTGCCGGCCATCGGCGCGCGGGTGCTCACCGGGTCGGTCGTCGGACTCGGCGCCAGTCTCGGCGCGGTCGCCCTGCTCGCGACCCAACGGCAGCACCCGGCGTCGTTCTCCGCGCTGGCCCTGCAGTCCGGGTCGTTCTTCACCCCCGACCTCGACCCCCAGGAGAGCGATTTCCGGTTCTTCGGGCAGATCACCGCGTTCGTCCGGCGGACGGCGGCCGGGCCGGATCTCTCCCGGGCCGCACCCCGCCCGGTGCCCGTCCTGCTCACCTGCGGCGCCGTCGAGGAGAACCTGGCCAACAACCGGGCGATGGCCGCGGTGCTCACCCGCCAGGGCCACCCGGTGGACCTCCGGATCGTGCCCGACGCCCATTCGGTCGTCGGCTGGCGGGACGCCTGGTCGCCCGGCCTGGAGAATCTTCTGCAGAAGGTGGACCGATGA
- a CDS encoding NADH-ubiquinone oxidoreductase-F iron-sulfur binding region domain-containing protein encodes MSAGLLTGPPVRPVVPARLLDGPACRHLSDHLVRWGPLPRPGAALIDEVVAAGLTGRGGAGFPTGRKLAAVTAQVRATGGPAVVVVNAVEGDPTSAKDAVLAGHAPQLILDGAELAAHAVGTDTVLVAVRDQGGPQRCLSAAVADRPPSGVRWQIVPVPERYVASEASALVHGITTGDFRPTGRAVRPWQQGVWGRPTLLDNAETLAQVAVLARIGAVGFRALGRPGSTGTELITVTGAVARPGVVELPAGSPLGAVLAAVGAPAVGWALVGGLAGGWLDLARHADRPFTSAALHPVGAGRGTATITVLPPGGCVLTETARLVGHLAGEGAGQCGPCMFGLPALAADLAALTDGDAAAAVRLDRRLPVVTGRGACRHPDGVVALAASALHALRTELAGHLHDHLAHGRCAAVGPVVRLGAGDRRW; translated from the coding sequence ATGAGCGCCGGTCTGCTCACCGGACCGCCCGTCCGGCCCGTCGTCCCGGCCCGCCTGCTCGACGGGCCGGCGTGCCGGCACCTGTCCGACCACCTGGTCCGGTGGGGGCCGCTGCCGCGGCCCGGCGCCGCGCTGATCGACGAGGTCGTCGCGGCCGGTCTGACCGGGCGGGGCGGCGCCGGGTTCCCCACCGGTCGCAAACTCGCCGCCGTCACCGCACAGGTGCGGGCCACCGGCGGTCCGGCCGTGGTGGTCGTCAACGCCGTCGAGGGCGACCCGACGTCGGCCAAGGACGCCGTGCTGGCCGGGCACGCGCCCCAGCTGATCCTGGACGGCGCCGAGCTGGCCGCCCACGCCGTCGGCACCGACACGGTCCTGGTCGCAGTGCGCGACCAGGGCGGCCCGCAGCGGTGCCTCTCTGCAGCTGTGGCCGACCGCCCGCCCTCGGGTGTGCGCTGGCAGATCGTCCCCGTGCCGGAGCGGTACGTGGCCTCCGAGGCGTCCGCGCTCGTGCACGGCATCACCACCGGGGACTTCCGGCCCACCGGACGCGCGGTGCGGCCGTGGCAGCAGGGGGTGTGGGGTCGTCCGACGCTGCTCGACAACGCCGAGACCCTGGCCCAGGTCGCCGTCCTCGCCCGGATCGGCGCGGTGGGTTTCCGAGCGCTGGGTCGACCCGGGTCGACCGGCACGGAGCTGATCACGGTGACCGGCGCGGTCGCCCGTCCCGGGGTCGTCGAGCTCCCCGCCGGCAGCCCGCTCGGTGCCGTCCTGGCCGCGGTGGGGGCGCCCGCAGTGGGATGGGCGCTGGTCGGTGGTCTCGCGGGCGGCTGGCTCGACCTCGCCCGGCACGCCGACCGGCCCTTCACGTCAGCGGCGCTGCACCCGGTCGGCGCCGGCCGGGGCACGGCCACCATCACCGTGCTGCCCCCCGGCGGGTGCGTGTTGACCGAGACGGCCCGCCTCGTCGGCCATCTCGCGGGAGAGGGTGCGGGCCAGTGCGGGCCGTGCATGTTCGGTCTCCCCGCCCTGGCCGCCGATCTGGCTGCGCTCACCGACGGCGACGCGGCGGCGGCCGTCCGCCTCGATCGGAGACTCCCCGTGGTCACCGGCCGCGGGGCCTGCCGCCACCCGGACGGAGTCGTCGCCCTGGCCGCCTCCGCGCTGCACGCCCTGCGCACCGAGCTCGCCGGGCATCTGCACGACCACCTCGCCCACGGCCGGTGCGCCGCGGTCGGCCCGGTGGTCCGGCTGGGTGCGGGGGACCGGCGATGGTGA
- a CDS encoding DUF2087 domain-containing protein, which yields MSAPREQPERRPPASVRDTLVACYFDPDGRLLTMPAKQSRQAVVLDAIAQRFVPGVHYLESEVNRELIALYPDFVSLRRALVDFGLLDRADGRYWRSGGTVDLGSD from the coding sequence GTGTCGGCACCTCGTGAGCAGCCCGAGCGGCGTCCGCCCGCTTCCGTGCGGGACACTTTGGTCGCGTGCTACTTCGACCCGGACGGTCGACTGCTGACCATGCCGGCCAAGCAGTCGCGGCAGGCCGTCGTCCTGGACGCGATCGCCCAGCGCTTCGTCCCCGGCGTCCACTACCTGGAGTCCGAGGTGAACCGCGAGCTCATCGCGCTGTACCCGGACTTCGTGAGCCTGCGCCGGGCACTCGTCGATTTCGGCCTGCTCGACCGGGCCGACGGCCGCTACTGGCGCAGCGGTGGCACCGTCGACCTGGGTTCCGACTGA
- a CDS encoding FAD:protein FMN transferase — MSRRHGSAHGPDDPRPRIVPAGLTFDLWSTTGTVRVTDPAALGVAHRELRAELDDIEIACSRFRPDSEITAVNRAAGSPVVLSPVLNAAVTTALRVARATDGLVDPTVLGPLVALGYDRDIGDLPPAGLPVQPGSGSRRHQPVLPAPGYWRIRHDPVTRELLMPAGVGLDLGATAKALAADRAARRIARAIGAGVLVDLGGDIAVHGPAPRGGWRIAVHDDHRVAATSPASISITGGGVATSSTTTRRWSGPAGEAHHLVDPRSGGNPAPCWRTVSVCAATAVDANAAATAAIILGPAAPGWLAGLGLPARLVTAESGPAPARSPHAHPVRIVAGWPTDQECAA; from the coding sequence GTGAGCCGGCGCCACGGGTCCGCCCACGGCCCGGACGACCCTCGCCCGCGCATCGTGCCCGCGGGGCTGACCTTCGACCTCTGGTCCACCACCGGCACGGTGCGGGTCACCGACCCGGCGGCACTGGGTGTGGCCCACCGTGAGCTCCGGGCCGAGCTGGACGACATCGAGATCGCCTGCAGTCGCTTCCGTCCCGACTCCGAGATCACGGCCGTCAACCGGGCCGCGGGTTCGCCCGTCGTGCTCTCGCCGGTGCTGAACGCAGCGGTGACCACCGCACTGCGGGTGGCCCGGGCGACCGACGGCCTCGTCGACCCCACCGTGCTCGGCCCGCTGGTGGCCCTCGGGTACGACCGGGACATCGGAGACCTCCCCCCGGCCGGACTGCCGGTCCAGCCGGGGTCGGGGTCGCGTCGGCACCAGCCCGTCCTGCCCGCGCCGGGGTACTGGCGGATCCGGCACGATCCGGTCACCCGGGAGCTGCTGATGCCCGCGGGGGTGGGGCTGGACCTCGGGGCCACCGCGAAGGCGCTGGCCGCCGACCGGGCCGCCCGACGCATCGCCCGGGCGATCGGGGCAGGAGTGCTGGTCGACCTCGGCGGGGACATCGCCGTCCACGGCCCCGCGCCCCGTGGCGGATGGCGCATCGCCGTCCACGACGACCACCGGGTGGCGGCGACGTCGCCCGCGTCGATCTCGATCACCGGTGGCGGGGTGGCGACGTCGTCGACCACCACCCGACGATGGTCCGGACCGGCGGGTGAGGCCCACCACCTCGTCGACCCGCGCAGCGGCGGCAATCCGGCACCCTGCTGGCGGACCGTGTCGGTGTGCGCGGCCACCGCGGTCGACGCGAACGCCGCGGCGACGGCCGCGATCATCCTGGGCCCGGCCGCACCCGGGTGGCTGGCCGGTCTGGGTCTGCCCGCCCGGCTGGTCACCGCCGAGAGTGGCCCGGCGCCGGCCCGATCCCCGCACGCCCACCCCGTCCGGATCGTGGCCGGCTGGCCCACCGACCAGGAGTGCGCCGCATGA
- a CDS encoding ATP-grasp domain-containing protein has translation MSTSRRDSTTHLIGLLLGTENDWPRAFETLVRRVGAIPHAGREHHIDTERITIEPFDLRSPVRYDVVIDRLAWWYFHPREWLKKAALVNDTYLLNNPFTFQAMEKHSAYCAMIRLGFDIPDTVLVPFKNPVDHEKWAYTAETYNLPFDLDEVAARVGFPMYMKPFDGGAWRGVSRIDGPAELHRAYDESGQMLMHLQGAVSEFDSFARSLTIGPETKIMRFRPELPMHDRYEVAHHFLPPEAGMEILTLSRTINAFFRWEFNSCEALVTGTRVQPIDYANACPDVSITSLHYYFPWAITQLVSWSVFCAVSGRRQRVDTTTRDWFDVADDPDLSWAEKLGRYAAMSDEYFQTAEYQEFCATSLASLTEIVRDWIASSDFDALLVETVRATYPPAEHERFLAHFRGLLGMWVDDQH, from the coding sequence ATGAGCACCTCGCGGCGTGACTCCACGACCCATCTCATCGGGCTGCTGCTCGGCACCGAGAACGACTGGCCGCGGGCCTTCGAGACCCTGGTCCGCAGGGTCGGGGCGATCCCGCACGCCGGCCGGGAGCACCACATCGACACCGAGCGCATCACCATCGAGCCGTTCGACCTGCGGTCGCCGGTGCGGTACGACGTGGTGATCGACCGCTTGGCCTGGTGGTACTTCCATCCACGGGAATGGCTGAAGAAGGCCGCCCTGGTGAACGACACCTACCTGCTGAACAACCCGTTCACCTTCCAGGCGATGGAGAAGCACTCCGCGTACTGCGCGATGATCCGGCTGGGTTTCGACATCCCGGACACGGTGCTGGTGCCGTTCAAGAACCCGGTGGATCACGAGAAGTGGGCGTACACCGCGGAGACCTACAACCTGCCCTTCGATCTGGACGAGGTGGCGGCACGCGTCGGGTTCCCGATGTACATGAAGCCGTTCGACGGTGGTGCCTGGCGCGGGGTCTCGCGCATCGACGGGCCCGCCGAGTTGCATCGGGCGTACGACGAGTCGGGGCAGATGCTCATGCACCTGCAGGGGGCGGTGTCCGAGTTCGACTCGTTCGCCCGGTCGCTGACCATCGGCCCGGAGACCAAGATCATGCGGTTCCGCCCGGAGCTGCCCATGCACGACCGGTACGAGGTGGCCCACCATTTCCTGCCGCCCGAGGCGGGCATGGAGATCCTCACCCTGTCCCGCACCATCAATGCGTTCTTCCGGTGGGAGTTCAATTCCTGCGAGGCCCTGGTCACCGGGACGCGGGTGCAGCCCATCGACTACGCCAACGCCTGCCCGGACGTCTCGATCACCTCGCTGCACTACTACTTCCCGTGGGCGATCACCCAGCTGGTGTCCTGGTCGGTGTTCTGTGCGGTGTCCGGCCGGCGGCAGCGGGTGGACACCACCACGCGGGACTGGTTCGACGTCGCCGACGACCCGGACCTGAGCTGGGCCGAGAAGCTCGGCCGGTACGCGGCGATGTCGGACGAGTACTTCCAGACCGCGGAGTACCAGGAGTTCTGCGCGACGTCGTTGGCGTCGCTAACGGAGATCGTCCGGGACTGGATCGCCTCGTCGGACTTCGACGCCCTGCTGGTCGAGACCGTCCGCGCCACTTACCCGCCGGCGGAGCACGAGCGCTTCCTGGCGCACTTCCGCGGCCTGCTCGGCATGTGGGTGGACGACCAGCACTGA
- a CDS encoding DUF3043 domain-containing protein, which produces MSLLRRKSEPEAAPVVETAVVEPTVGKGRPTPKRREAEGRRGPVPPPPMTQREAMKRSKVNTAGRKLTKDERRALAAERREKMMAGDDRFVLPRDRGPVRAYVRDLVDARRNVAGLVLPFALLSFVVILIPNALVSIYGPMLLFIALLVAILDFVFFSKKMARLVEAKFPKGDPAGLSTKGRALGFYGFNRAILFRKMRAPRPRVVPGQTID; this is translated from the coding sequence GTGAGTCTGCTGCGTCGCAAGTCCGAGCCCGAAGCCGCGCCCGTCGTCGAGACGGCGGTGGTGGAGCCGACCGTCGGCAAGGGTCGGCCGACCCCGAAGAGGCGTGAGGCCGAGGGTCGGCGTGGGCCGGTCCCGCCCCCGCCGATGACGCAGCGCGAGGCGATGAAGCGGTCGAAGGTCAACACCGCGGGCCGCAAGCTCACCAAGGACGAGCGCCGCGCGCTGGCGGCCGAGCGCCGCGAGAAGATGATGGCCGGTGACGACCGCTTCGTCCTGCCGCGCGACCGGGGGCCGGTGCGCGCGTACGTCCGCGACCTGGTCGACGCCCGGCGCAACGTTGCTGGCTTGGTGCTGCCGTTCGCGCTGCTGTCCTTCGTCGTCATCCTGATCCCGAACGCCCTGGTCTCCATCTACGGGCCGATGCTGCTGTTCATCGCGCTGCTGGTGGCGATCCTGGACTTCGTGTTCTTCTCCAAGAAGATGGCCCGCCTCGTCGAGGCGAAGTTCCCCAAGGGTGATCCGGCGGGCCTGTCGACCAAGGGCCGTGCGCTCGGGTTCTACGGGTTCAACCGGGCGATCCTCTTCCGCAAGATGCGGGCCCCCCGCCCCCGGGTGGTCCCCGGCCAGACCATCGACTGA
- a CDS encoding antibiotic biosynthesis monooxygenase family protein, with amino-acid sequence MILEYIRYRIPTEHGAEFADAYARAARVLDADEHCASWEIARGVEHPENWVVRITWDSLAGHEQGFRTSARFAEFFAAVRPYFGAIQEMKHYEVVHSDR; translated from the coding sequence GTGATCCTGGAGTACATCCGCTACCGCATCCCCACCGAGCACGGCGCCGAGTTCGCCGACGCGTACGCCCGCGCCGCGCGGGTGCTCGACGCCGACGAGCACTGTGCGAGCTGGGAGATCGCCCGCGGCGTGGAACACCCCGAGAACTGGGTCGTCCGGATCACCTGGGACTCCCTCGCCGGTCACGAGCAGGGCTTCCGCACCTCGGCCCGCTTCGCCGAGTTCTTCGCCGCCGTCCGTCCCTACTTCGGTGCCATCCAGGAGATGAAGCACTACGAGGTGGTCCACTCCGACCGGTGA
- the glnA gene encoding type I glutamate--ammonia ligase — translation MDRQQQFVLRTLEERDIRFVRLWFTDVLGYLKSMVVAPAELEGAFNEGIGFDGSAIEGFARVFESDMVAKPDPATFQVLPWEADQGRVYSARMFCDITMPDGTPSWADPRHVLRRVMGEAASMGFTCYVHPEIEFFLLKTLPDDGSAPEPADQGGFFDQASHDAAPHFRRRAIESLESMGISVEFSHHEGAPGQQEIDLRFADALTMADNIMSFRYVVKEVAITQGVRASFMPKPFVDQPGSAMHTHFSLFDGERNAFYDPDDQYQMSATGKAFLAGVLRHAPEITAVSCQWVNSYKRLVVGDEAPTTASWGQANRSAMVRVPNYSPGKASSQRLEFRLPDSACNPYLMFASVIAAGLKGIRENYELPAPAEDDVWSMSEGERRALGYQRLPTSLEQALSIMESSDLIAETLGEHVFDFFLRNKRAEWEAYRRQVTPQELRRYLSL, via the coding sequence ATGGACCGTCAGCAGCAGTTCGTCCTGCGTACCCTCGAAGAGCGCGACATCAGGTTCGTGCGCCTGTGGTTCACCGATGTCCTGGGCTATCTCAAGTCCATGGTGGTGGCCCCGGCCGAACTGGAGGGCGCCTTCAACGAGGGCATCGGCTTCGACGGATCCGCGATCGAGGGCTTCGCCCGGGTCTTCGAGTCCGACATGGTGGCCAAGCCCGATCCGGCCACCTTCCAGGTGCTGCCGTGGGAGGCGGACCAGGGGCGCGTCTACTCCGCCCGGATGTTCTGCGACATCACCATGCCCGACGGCACGCCGTCCTGGGCCGACCCGCGGCACGTGCTCCGCCGGGTGATGGGCGAGGCCGCGTCCATGGGCTTCACCTGCTACGTGCACCCGGAGATCGAGTTCTTCCTGCTGAAGACCCTGCCCGACGACGGCTCGGCCCCCGAGCCCGCCGACCAGGGCGGCTTCTTCGACCAGGCCTCGCACGACGCCGCGCCGCATTTTCGTCGCCGGGCGATCGAGAGCCTGGAGTCGATGGGCATCTCGGTGGAGTTCTCCCACCACGAGGGCGCGCCCGGCCAGCAGGAGATCGACCTCCGCTTCGCCGACGCGCTGACCATGGCCGACAACATCATGTCGTTCCGGTACGTGGTCAAGGAGGTGGCGATCACCCAGGGCGTGCGGGCCTCGTTCATGCCCAAGCCGTTCGTCGACCAGCCCGGATCGGCCATGCACACGCACTTCTCGCTGTTCGACGGGGAACGGAACGCCTTCTACGACCCCGACGACCAGTACCAGATGTCGGCCACCGGCAAGGCGTTCCTGGCCGGCGTCCTGCGGCACGCCCCGGAGATCACCGCGGTGTCCTGCCAGTGGGTGAACTCCTACAAGCGGCTGGTCGTCGGTGACGAGGCCCCCACCACCGCGTCCTGGGGTCAGGCCAACCGTTCGGCCATGGTGCGCGTCCCGAACTACTCGCCCGGCAAGGCGTCCAGCCAGCGACTGGAGTTCCGCCTGCCGGACTCCGCCTGCAACCCGTACCTGATGTTCGCCAGCGTCATCGCGGCCGGACTCAAGGGCATCCGGGAGAACTACGAACTCCCGGCCCCGGCCGAGGACGACGTCTGGTCGATGTCCGAGGGGGAGCGGCGGGCCCTGGGCTACCAGCGGCTGCCCACCTCGCTGGAGCAGGCGTTGTCCATCATGGAGAGCTCCGACCTCATCGCCGAGACCCTCGGCGAGCACGTCTTCGACTTCTTCCTCCGGAACAAGCGCGCCGAGTGGGAGGCGTACCGCCGCCAGGTCACCCCGCAGGAGTTGCGCCGGTACCTGTCCCTGTAG
- a CDS encoding esterase family protein produces MTRSDHVRLDSPSIGGTREVVVHGHWGRPVLWFPSEGFGADEFADRGMLDALRPAIDQGLLTVFCVPSHDEESWSASWKPLADRARAHLAYERWIVDHVVPFVHERCGGRTDIVTAGPSMGAFHAVLFALRNAHLFGRAVALSGSYSTWAWRGWGEGDVDTYLTDPMSFLPTEHGGHLEHLRRSLHLTLVVGSGRWEDTTGAHASTRALAGVLADLHIPHELAVWGTEWPHDWNSWQAQAATYLPPLGG; encoded by the coding sequence GTGACCCGGTCCGACCACGTCCGGCTCGACTCCCCGTCCATCGGCGGGACCCGGGAGGTCGTCGTGCACGGCCACTGGGGTCGCCCGGTGCTGTGGTTCCCCTCGGAGGGGTTCGGGGCGGACGAGTTCGCCGACCGCGGCATGCTCGACGCCCTCCGCCCGGCGATCGACCAGGGTCTGCTCACCGTGTTCTGCGTGCCGTCCCACGACGAGGAGTCGTGGTCGGCGAGCTGGAAACCGTTGGCCGACCGGGCCCGCGCCCATCTTGCCTACGAACGGTGGATCGTCGATCACGTGGTGCCGTTCGTGCACGAACGGTGCGGCGGCCGCACGGACATCGTCACCGCGGGGCCGTCCATGGGCGCGTTCCACGCCGTGCTCTTCGCGCTGCGGAACGCCCACCTGTTCGGCCGCGCGGTGGCCCTGTCGGGCAGCTACTCGACGTGGGCGTGGCGCGGTTGGGGCGAGGGGGACGTGGACACCTACCTCACCGACCCGATGAGCTTCCTGCCCACCGAACACGGCGGGCATCTGGAGCACCTGCGGCGCTCGCTGCACCTCACGCTGGTGGTCGGGAGCGGCCGGTGGGAGGACACCACGGGCGCGCACGCCTCCACCCGCGCCCTGGCCGGTGTCCTCGCCGACCTGCACATCCCGCACGAGCTGGCGGTCTGGGGCACCGAGTGGCCGCACGACTGGAACAGCTGGCAGGCGCAGGCCGCGACCTACCTGCCCCCGCTGGGCGGCTGA
- a CDS encoding DUF2750 domain-containing protein, which translates to MFTIQDDDGFPAPENSDGRRAMPFWSTRSRAERVCRVVPAYRLFRVVEITVGEWRERWLPGLDRDQLLVGVNWSGRRATGYDATAAQVEDRLRSRRIEV; encoded by the coding sequence GTGTTCACCATCCAGGACGACGACGGCTTCCCCGCCCCGGAGAACTCCGATGGCCGGCGGGCCATGCCGTTCTGGTCGACCCGCTCCCGCGCCGAGCGGGTGTGCCGGGTCGTCCCGGCTTACCGGCTGTTCCGGGTCGTCGAGATCACCGTGGGGGAGTGGCGGGAGCGCTGGCTGCCGGGTCTGGACAGGGATCAGTTGCTCGTGGGCGTGAACTGGTCCGGGCGCAGGGCCACCGGATACGACGCGACGGCCGCACAGGTCGAGGACCGTCTGAGGTCGCGACGCATCGAGGTCTGA
- a CDS encoding MFS transporter yields the protein MTAPGRAWAAAGGSPVRVRASVSSLFWGLQFALLNPALALLLVSVYGATGGQVGGILAAYNTSAFLASVVVPAWADRRSDYLRPMLGAAGLGLALAVVLVSTRSLTVAVVALVVLGGPAGVGVSLLFAHLQHAGARPSDVVDIRAVFSVAFVAGPPLATVLMGAFGDRALLVAVVAVAILVVVASAVQTAGRTARASPPADRTAPPVAVERADPADPPAATASRTAVVLIVVAFVALQASNTAEVAVMGLFVTERLGLPVLWAGTALGVAAALEIPALLAVGRLAGRVRILTLVVTGCVAGLGYGIGMTVVDGTVGLIALQILNAWFVAVVNGAGLALFLQVIPRPGLASGMFSNTFRLGSVASGPILGWASTTSLGYSAVFAVSAALTVPALVLVLLVGRRSGPPRTRTVRLAGG from the coding sequence GTGACCGCGCCCGGCCGGGCGTGGGCGGCGGCGGGCGGTTCTCCAGTGCGGGTGCGGGCGTCGGTCTCGTCCCTGTTCTGGGGGCTGCAGTTCGCCCTGTTGAACCCGGCGCTCGCCCTGCTGCTGGTGTCGGTGTACGGCGCCACCGGCGGCCAGGTGGGCGGGATCCTCGCCGCCTACAACACCAGCGCGTTCCTGGCCTCGGTCGTCGTCCCGGCCTGGGCCGACCGGCGGTCGGACTACCTGCGGCCGATGCTGGGGGCCGCCGGCCTGGGGCTCGCGCTAGCCGTGGTATTGGTCTCGACGCGGTCGTTGACGGTGGCCGTGGTCGCCCTGGTCGTGCTCGGGGGCCCCGCCGGGGTGGGCGTCTCCCTGCTGTTCGCCCACCTGCAGCACGCCGGCGCCCGGCCGTCCGACGTGGTCGACATCCGGGCCGTCTTCTCGGTGGCGTTCGTGGCCGGCCCGCCGTTGGCGACGGTGCTGATGGGGGCGTTCGGCGACCGGGCGCTGCTGGTGGCGGTCGTGGCGGTGGCGATCCTCGTGGTGGTCGCGTCGGCGGTGCAGACCGCCGGCCGGACGGCGCGGGCGTCGCCGCCGGCCGACCGGACGGCGCCGCCGGTCGCCGTCGAGCGGGCCGACCCCGCCGACCCGCCGGCGGCCACGGCGTCCCGCACCGCCGTCGTCCTCATCGTGGTGGCCTTCGTCGCGCTGCAGGCGTCGAACACCGCGGAGGTCGCGGTGATGGGCCTGTTCGTCACCGAGCGCCTGGGTCTGCCCGTGCTGTGGGCCGGCACCGCCCTCGGGGTCGCGGCGGCCCTGGAGATCCCGGCCCTGCTGGCCGTGGGGCGACTGGCCGGCCGGGTCCGCATCCTCACCCTCGTGGTGACCGGATGCGTCGCCGGGCTCGGGTACGGGATCGGCATGACGGTCGTGGACGGCACCGTCGGCCTCATCGCGCTGCAGATCCTCAACGCCTGGTTCGTGGCCGTGGTCAACGGTGCGGGGTTGGCCCTGTTCCTGCAGGTCATCCCGCGGCCGGGACTGGCCTCGGGGATGTTCAGCAACACGTTCCGGCTCGGTTCGGTGGCGTCCGGACCCATCCTGGGGTGGGCCTCGACCACCTCGCTGGGTTACAGCGCGGTCTTCGCGGTGAGTGCAGCGTTGACCGTTCCGGCCCTGGTGCTGGTCCTGCTGGTGGGCCGCCGATCGGGGCCGCCGCGGACCCGGACCGTCCGGCTGGCCGGCGGCTGA
- a CDS encoding ferredoxin, whose translation MVSRGASVAGRRLEVDPLRCRAHGLCADEFGEGITLDEWGYPLLPSGPVPAELIRRARAAANACPVLALRLQRVDER comes from the coding sequence ATGGTGAGCCGGGGAGCGTCGGTCGCCGGCCGGCGGCTGGAGGTCGATCCTCTGCGCTGCCGCGCCCACGGCCTGTGTGCCGACGAGTTCGGCGAGGGCATCACCCTGGACGAGTGGGGGTACCCGCTGCTCCCGAGCGGCCCGGTGCCGGCGGAGCTGATCCGCCGGGCCCGTGCCGCGGCCAACGCCTGTCCGGTGCTGGCGCTGCGGCTGCAGCGGGTGGACGAACGCTGA